The window AGTTGTTATTTCTCTTAAAGGAATTTCAGATAAAATTTTTTTTGTAAAAGTTAAAAATCCATAACCAAGTTTGTATTTTTTATCCTCATAAATTATAAAATTTCTGCTTATGAAAGTTTTTAAAATTCTGTAAAGGGTTGTTCTGGGAATTTTAAGTTTTCTCTGTAATTCTATAAATGATAAATAACCTTCTGCCTCTTTCAACACTTCAAGAACATCTATTCCTTTTGAAAGTAAATTTTGTTCCATATTTGGAATAATTATACCATATTTAGAACAAAGCAAAAATTTTTTCAAAATTCACTATTCATAATTTTAAGAAGAAAGGACTCGACCAGGCGAAATTGTCAGAAGTAGTTTTAATTCTTACATAATAAAAAACAAAGTCACCCAGAAGTTCTGATTTAAGATAATTTTTTTTATCCTCATCATCTCAAATAAATGGTTAATTGTTAGAGAAAAGGATTCCAGTTTTAAAACTTCTGAAATATTTTCATCAGGGAAAATAATATTATTATCCATTTTAATTTTTAGGATTAAAGATAAGCATTTTTTTCGTATTCTTCAATTAAGGTCATAAAATTATCATATTTTACACCATAGGCAATTGAATGGCTTGGTCCAATTATAAATCTTAAATTCTTCTTTTTAAACTTTTCAATAAGGTCTCTTATATTTTTCCTGACATCCTCCATTGTCCCGCTTATAAGAATTTCTGTTGAAATACCACCCCAAAAAATAATTCTATCTCCAAATCTTTTTGTTAAATATTCTATATCCATACCAGCATTTGTCTGTAATGATTGATAAACATCAATTCCCGCTTCAATAAACATTTCCATCAAAGGAATATTATTACCGCAGTTATGAAGAAAAACATATGGTACATACTTTTTTATATTTTCAACCCTTTTCTTTAAAAATGGAAAACATACCTTACTAAAAATATCAGGAGAAATAAAAGGTCCCTTTGTTCCTGCCATATCCTGTTCAAGTAAAACTCCATCCTGTCCCTTTCTTATGTAAAATTTATCAAGAAAATTCTGTATTTTTACATTTCTTTCATTTACTGCTTTTATAACTTCTGGTTTTAAAGCATATAACATCAATCCTGTTTCCATTCCTCCTATAAGTGTAAAAGCAGTTATACCTCCTGAAGTTCCTGCAATAAATTTTTCATCCCTAAAATTTTCAATCAGATAATCAGGTGCCTGAAAAATTGACTGGTCTGGTTCTTTAAGGTCAGATTCAGAAAATTTGAACATATCAGGTGTGTATGTATCTATATCTATTTTATTTTTATCAGGATTATAAATACATGAAATCTCATTTGTTGATTCAGAAATTCTATAAATTCTTCCATTTTCATCTTTCAATGTGTTTTCATCTATTTTTTCTATTTTTGGAGGATTGTAATTTTCAGTAGGCAAAATACCTGCTTCTTTAAATGTCAATATATCAACACAATCTATTTTTTTAAAAAACTCAACTGTATCTTTTTTATAACTTTCACAAACTTCATTTCTCTTTCCTTCCCAAAGTGCAATCTGTGATTTTACTTTATTCCTTACATATGTTGGCCTTCCAATAACTCTTTCAATAATATCATAGTCAACAACATAAAAACCAAGTGGAATTTTATCTATATCCTTTCTTTCTATTAATCTTTTAACTCTTTCTTTTGATGTCATTCAATTATTTTAACCTTTTTCAAATTTTTGTAAATATTGTAATTGCTTCATTAAAAACTCTAAAAATAATTTTTTGTTTTTCTGTATCAAAAATTACTCAATAATATAAACTTTAAAATCACGAGGAGGGACTGAAATCTTAAATTCTGGACTCTGTGATATAAGTTTTAAATTTGAAATATCAAATTTTATAGTTTCAGGCAATTTATGTAAATCTTTTGTTAATTCTTTAATCCTCTCTTTATTTTTTACAGGGTCCTGATTATATAGTTTTTCTGCTTCCCTTAAATTATTCTCCCACTCAATTAATTTTTCATCACTTTCAAGGTCATAAATTTTAAATTCTTTGTTAAGATTTAAATTTTTCGTATTTAGTGTAATTTTAACATCAGTTTTGTTTTCTTCAGATTTGTGAAGATTCATTACCTGAATTAAAACTTTTCCTTTTGGTTGTGTCCATATACTTACAATAAATTTATCATCACTTACCTTAACATATTCCTCATTATCCCAGAAAGGAATAAAATTAACATCATCTCTATCTATTCCCCATCCCTGTCTTAAAACAATTAAAGGTCTCCCTCTGACTGCTGTATGATATTCAGGAACAACATCATGCATCCAGAACCAACCCACTGTCTGCCTTCCAAAAAATCCCCACGAAAGACCACTTCTTCCTACCTGAACCATCCACACAGGTATAAAACCAAATTTCTGCGCCCTGCCAAGAGTTCTTAATAATAAAGAGGGGATTGTCTCTATAATATCGCTTCCTGGAATTGGAGTTTTATCCTCTCCAAACATTGCTACATCAGCAGGTGAAATTGAATAAGGTGACATATAATTTGTTGAATGAACCCAGATAAAAGGTTCTCTATTATGGTCAATAAATAACTGTCTCATCCTTTTCATAAATTCTCTCTGGTGCATTAATGGAATAGATGGTCTTATACTTCCATCTTCCATAATTTTCCCGTTTCCATTAAATACATTATAGTCAGGACCATGGTAAACCTCATCAAAATAAAAACCTTCAACAAACCAGTGTCTGAACCATAATTCCATATAAAAAGCAAAAAAATCTCTATAACTTTCAACAGGTGTTAAATGAAACCAACTTGAAGGGATAAGTGTCCATTCGGCAGGAAAAAATGTGGAAAAACCTTTTGATTTATATCCTTCAAAGTACATACTTGCATTGAAAAAATAACATCTTTTGACCTTGTAAGGATTTGGGTCTTTTTTTGCCTTATCCCAGTTTTTGATAAATTCAACACCATTTTTATTTTTACCAAGGATCTTTTCAGCATTTTTTAAAACATCTGGATTTGACCAATCAATATAATTTTCAGGAAGATTAGCAAGTATTTCATCTGGATTTTTTCCTTCCTGATAAACACCCATTGCCTTTGCAAGTTTTTCGCTATCATGCGGGTCTATTGGACAACCTCCGTGACCAGGACCATAAAAAAAGTTTATTTTACTGTTTGCAAATGGTCTGAAATCAAGGCATGCATTTCTCCAAGAAGAAGGTAGAGGTTTAACAGGAGAAGCAATTAAACCAAAATCCGCTGAAAAATCTTTTATTTCACCCTTTTTTCTTACAAAATTAATCTTCATTTCAACAATTTTATCTTTTTTCAAAATTTCAGCAGTTGGAAAATCCTTACCCAGTATCCAGTTATGGTCATTATCAGCAAACCAGTGTATTGCAATTTCATCATCTGTTAAACAGATATAAGGAACAAAATCAGCAATTTCGTCGCTTTTCCATACACTTTTATTTTCCTTCCCTATCTCA is drawn from bacterium and contains these coding sequences:
- a CDS encoding helix-turn-helix domain-containing protein, with the translated sequence MEQNLLSKGIDVLEVLKEAEGYLSFIELQRKLKIPRTTLYRILKTFISRNFIIYEDKKYKLGYGFLTFTKKILSEIPLREITT
- a CDS encoding uroporphyrinogen decarboxylase family protein, whose protein sequence is MTSKERVKRLIERKDIDKIPLGFYVVDYDIIERVIGRPTYVRNKVKSQIALWEGKRNEVCESYKKDTVEFFKKIDCVDILTFKEAGILPTENYNPPKIEKIDENTLKDENGRIYRISESTNEISCIYNPDKNKIDIDTYTPDMFKFSESDLKEPDQSIFQAPDYLIENFRDEKFIAGTSGGITAFTLIGGMETGLMLYALKPEVIKAVNERNVKIQNFLDKFYIRKGQDGVLLEQDMAGTKGPFISPDIFSKVCFPFLKKRVENIKKYVPYVFLHNCGNNIPLMEMFIEAGIDVYQSLQTNAGMDIEYLTKRFGDRIIFWGGISTEILISGTMEDVRKNIRDLIEKFKKKNLRFIIGPSHSIAYGVKYDNFMTLIEEYEKNAYL